The following nucleotide sequence is from Mesorhizobium sp. J8.
CGGCAGGCCACATTCATTGAAGGCGACCAGCACATCATCCCTCTCCTCGCCGCGCAGCAGCGAAATGAACTCGAAGCCGGCGTCGATCGCCACGCCGGCCGGCACGCCAAGCACCGTTGCCTTCAACGCCTCGCGATCGCGGTTTTCGGTGAAGGCGATCAGCGCCGTCAGCACTTGGCGCCGCTGATCGGCCGCCGCCCTCTCCCTGCGCTCCTGCAGCACACGGCGCGCGATCAGCAGCAGCATGATCACCAGGGACATCCCGCTGAGCAGTATCGACAGGTCCCAGACATACCACATGGTCAAAACCGCGCCGCCAGCCCGAGGCCGAATAGGTTGCGGTCGAAGGCCGGGCGTTGTTCATGCGCGATGCTGGCGCGCAGCGTCAGCGGATCGCTGACATCGAAGGAAATACCGCCGAAGACGGTGCGCGTCGGCACCAGCGCGCCGTCGTCGATCTCGGGAGCGTCGGCATAGCCGGCGAAGACGTTGAAGCGAGGCGTCGCCGCAAAGTCGGCGCGAAGCACATAGCCGTCCGCCCGCGTGCCGATATCGTCCTCGGCATGCACCCAGCGGGCCGAGAGCCCCAGGCGGCCGTCGAGAATGTAGCCCTGGATCCAGGGCTGGATGCTGGTGACGCTCGCATCGGCGAAATTGTCGTAGCGGGCATCGATGTTCAGCGAGAGCGGGCCGAATGCCTTTGCCGGCGCCACGACCTGCCAAGACGCGCCGGCTCCGGCCGAATGGCGTGCCAGGAAATCGGCATTCGGCGTCACTGCGGCGAGCACATAAGCGGAGAAGGCCGGCGTGAAAGCCTGGTCGATGCGGCCCTCGATCTGGACGTCGGCGCGGCCGAAACGCGTCGCCAGCCGGGTGTGGCCGGAAAGCGTTGTGCGAGGCGACAGCCGGTAGGCAAGACCGGCGGAGCTGTCGGTCCAATTGCCCAGACCATTGGTGAGATCGCTGACCTCGCTGCCGACATCGAGCCGCCATTTGCGCGGCGGCGGCACGGCCAGCCTTTGCTCGACATCGGCAGAGCCCGGGTCGATGGCGAGTGCCTGATGATAGGCCTGGCGCGCGGCGTCGTCGTCGCCCTCGGCGCGGCGCAGATCGCCGATCCCGACCAGCGCCTCGACGTTCTGCGGCTCTAGCGCCAGCACACGCCGGAACGACTGCCCGGCCCGCGTGTAGTTGGCCTCAAGCAAGGCGATTCTGCCGTCGAGGCCAAGCGCCTCCACATTGGCCGGCGTGGTCGCCAGAACGCCGTCGACCAGAGCTCGCGCGCGCGGCGTGTCGCCTTGCCAGATCGCCAGGCGCACCTTGCCCAGCCTGGCATCGAGAAGGCCGGGCTTTAGGGCCAGCGCGCGGTCGAAGAAATGGTCCGCCTCGTCGAAACGCTGGCTGGAGCCCAGAACGAGGCCAAGCGCGACTAGGATGTCGGTGTCCTTGGGCGCCAGCTTGAGGGCGCCGCGATAGACTTTCTCCGCCTCAGGGAGCTTGCCCGCCTGGCGCAGGCGCCTGCCCTCTTCCATGAGGCCCGGGATGGGGTTGGGCCGGCGATGCGACATCTTCCCCGCCGCCTGGGTAGAGGCGGCCGGTTTCGGCTTGCCGGCAGCGGATTGTTTCGCCTTACGGATGTTCTCGACCAGCTTTGCGGCATCGGCATTGGCCGGATCGGCCTTGGCGACGGTTTCAGCCAGCGGCAGGGCGGCGTCCAGGTTGCCGGAGCGGAATTCGACCTCAGCCATGCCGAAGGAGGCGTCCCGGTAGTTCGGGGCCTGCGAAAGCGCCTTGGAAAAAGCATCGCGCGCCGCCGGAAGGTCGTTGCGGCCGAGCTCGGCGAAGCCAAGCTGGACCAGCGCGTCGGCATTGTCTGGCTTGAGCGCCAGCGCGCGCTTGAGCAGGTCAGCGGCCTCATCGAAATGTTGCGCTTGCCTCGCCTTCACCGCCGAGGCGTAGAGCTCGTCGACCGTCTGCGCCAGGACCGCGGCCGGGGCGCCGGCAACGGCCAATACCAGGCATGCGGCGAAGCTCAAGCGCCGGCGGCGCCGCATCAGCGCTTCCCGCTCTTGCGCGCGATGAGACGCGCCAGCCGGGCCAAAAGCTCTTCGGGAATGAATGGCTTCACCAGATAGTCGTCGGCGCCCTTGTCCAGGGCCGAGACAATGTCCTTTTGGCCCTTGCGGGCCGTCAGCATGACGACTGGCGTGTCGGACAAAGCCGGGTCCCCCTTGATGCGCGCCAGCACTTCAAGGCCGTCGGCCTTGGGCATCATCGCGTCGAGCACGACGACGTCGGGGGCGTCCTGCCGCACCTTCTCGAGCGCTTCCGCCCCATCGACCGCCTTGACGACCTCGTATCCCTTCGCCCTCAGCCTGAACTCCATCAGCTCAAGCAGCAAGGGGTCGTCATCGCAGATCAGAACTCTTGCCTTCGCTCCATCCACCAGTCCTGCTCCGGTTCCGTCGCCCCCCGGAGTGATCACCCATGGACCTGCATCCGCCAATGCATTCCATGCAGACAAAACCGTCGCAAATCATAGATAAGACCGATTCGCGACGGCCGCATTTCGATGCAATCAGTAGATGAATATCGGCGCAGCGTATAGGAGGCGTAAACACCGGGCCGGGGCTTGCCGACAGGCTTGTCGCCTCGGTGGCGCCCACCCGGCTAGACCGCCGGGCCCCCGGCGCGCAACGCAAGCAGCTTCTTCACGTCACCGGCAAGCGCCAGCGGGTCGAAAGGCTTGGCGATGACGCTCGCCGCTCCCATGGCGAGATAGCGTTCGACCTCATGCGATTGGGTGCGCGCCGTGATGAACACCACAGGTATCGGTGCCGTCGGCTGCGATGCAGCCAGGCGCTTCAGCGTCTCCGGCCCGTCCATGTCCGGCATCATCACGTCGAGAAGGATGAGGTCGGGCTGCCATGCTGC
It contains:
- a CDS encoding response regulator, whose product is MPAKILYVDDEDDIREIAQMSLELEPEFEVRSCASGAEALVEAAAWQPDLILLDVMMPDMDGPETLKRLAASQPTAPIPVVFITARTQSHEVERYLAMGAASVIAKPFDPLALAGDVKKLLALRAGGPAV
- a CDS encoding YaiO family outer membrane beta-barrel protein, whose amino-acid sequence is MRRRRRLSFAACLVLAVAGAPAAVLAQTVDELYASAVKARQAQHFDEAADLLKRALALKPDNADALVQLGFAELGRNDLPAARDAFSKALSQAPNYRDASFGMAEVEFRSGNLDAALPLAETVAKADPANADAAKLVENIRKAKQSAAGKPKPAASTQAAGKMSHRRPNPIPGLMEEGRRLRQAGKLPEAEKVYRGALKLAPKDTDILVALGLVLGSSQRFDEADHFFDRALALKPGLLDARLGKVRLAIWQGDTPRARALVDGVLATTPANVEALGLDGRIALLEANYTRAGQSFRRVLALEPQNVEALVGIGDLRRAEGDDDAARQAYHQALAIDPGSADVEQRLAVPPPRKWRLDVGSEVSDLTNGLGNWTDSSAGLAYRLSPRTTLSGHTRLATRFGRADVQIEGRIDQAFTPAFSAYVLAAVTPNADFLARHSAGAGASWQVVAPAKAFGPLSLNIDARYDNFADASVTSIQPWIQGYILDGRLGLSARWVHAEDDIGTRADGYVLRADFAATPRFNVFAGYADAPEIDDGALVPTRTVFGGISFDVSDPLTLRASIAHEQRPAFDRNLFGLGLAARF
- a CDS encoding response regulator transcription factor, whose product is MDGAKARVLICDDDPLLLELMEFRLRAKGYEVVKAVDGAEALEKVRQDAPDVVVLDAMMPKADGLEVLARIKGDPALSDTPVVMLTARKGQKDIVSALDKGADDYLVKPFIPEELLARLARLIARKSGKR